A single window of Doryrhamphus excisus isolate RoL2022-K1 chromosome 5, RoL_Dexc_1.0, whole genome shotgun sequence DNA harbors:
- the LOC131129700 gene encoding proteasome subunit beta type-11-like yields the protein MLHAMALQDLCNFHSGHKTGRVTCGSVSHNAPFDFYIPAAECVHISMHFALSWSTSTPSQPPFTMSHGTTTLAFTFKDGILAAADTRSSCSGLVASPDSQKVEPIHSHLVSTSSGTSADCALWKRILARDLWLYQLRHGCRLSTGGVAKLLWHMLLPFKGSELCMATTLCGWDRGPGLFYVCSDGTRLQGTLFSVGSGSPYAYGILDQALQWGMTVDEATLVAREAVYRAAHRDAYSGNCVDVYHISSKGWTRRRREDLRDEFYREKTRKETLE from the coding sequence ATGTTGCATGCGATGGCGTTACAAGACCTGTGCAACTTCCACAGTGGACATAAAACTGGACGTGTGACTTGTGGGTCTGTTAGCCATAATGCACCGTTTGACTTCTATATCCCAGCTGCAGAGTGTGTTCACATAAGTATGCACTTTGCACTATCTTGGAGCACCTCAACGCCTTCTCAACCACCTTTCACCATGTCTCACGGCACCACCACCTTGGCCTTCACCTTCAAGGACGGCATACTGGCAGCGGCGGACACTCGATCCAGCTGCAgtggcctggtggccagcccgGACTCCCAGAAGGTGGAGCCCATCCACAGCCACCTGGTGAGCACGAGCTCGGGCACCTCGGCCGACTGCGCCCTCTGGAAGCGGATACTGGCACGGGACCTGTGGCTGTACCAGCTCAGACACGGATGCCGGTTGTCCACCGGCGGTGTCGCCAAGCTGCTCTGGCACATGCTCCTCCCGTTTAAGGGGAGCGAGTTGTGCATGGCCACCACCTTGTGCGGCTGGGACCGGGGGCCCGGCCTGTTCTACGTGTGCAGCGATGGGACTCGCCTCCAGGGAACGCTCTTCTCTGTGGGCTCGGGATCACCTTACGCCTACGGCATCCTGGATCAAGCACTTCAATGGGGGATGACAGTGGACGAGGCCACGCTGGTTGCAAGGGAGGCCGTGTATCGAGCAGCCCACCGGGATGCGTACTCCGGCAACTGTGTGGACGTCTATCACATCTCCTCAAAGGGATGGACCCGCAGGAGACGAGAGGACTTGAGAGATGAGTTTTACAGAGAGAAGACCAGAAAGGAAACTTTAGAATGA